In a genomic window of Procambarus clarkii isolate CNS0578487 chromosome 10, FALCON_Pclarkii_2.0, whole genome shotgun sequence:
- the LOC138349563 gene encoding uncharacterized protein isoform X2, giving the protein MSETKEEALCNNAQNHRQQLLNHQQELERDLEAGSCADEDDEEEENTDEGGEGEEGEGVEEGGTPDSKPKTIIPPLYNVEPGCTALGCYSAIATFIVMTIGIVALLMYSSPPNVTAENLVFDGDQMTTLPAFTTQPDSSPQ; this is encoded by the coding sequence ATGAGTGAAACGAAGGAAGAGGCGCTGTGCAACAACGCCCAAAACCACCGGCAGCAGCTCCTGAACCACCAACAGGAGCTAGAGCGCGACCTGGAGGCGGGGTCCTGCGCTGACGAGGATGACGAAGAGGAGGAGAACACCGACGAGGgcggagagggggaagagggtgaAGGAGTGGAGGAAGGGGGCACCCCGGACAGCAAACCCAAGACCATCATCCCTCCCCTGTATAACGTGGAGCCCGGGTGTACGGCCCTCGGCTGCTACTCCGCCATCGCCACCTTCATCGTCATGACTATCGGCATCGTAGCGCTGCTCATGTACTCCTCTCCGCCTAATGTTACAGCCGAAAACCTGGTTTTCGACGGTGATCAGATGACCACCTTGCCCGCCTTCACCACACAGCCGGACTCGAGCCCGCAATAA
- the LOC138349563 gene encoding uncharacterized protein isoform X1: MTAVTLAIYEMSETKEEALCNNAQNHRQQLLNHQQELERDLEAGSCADEDDEEEENTDEGGEGEEGEGVEEGGTPDSKPKTIIPPLYNVEPGCTALGCYSAIATFIVMTIGIVALLMYSSPPNVTAENLVFDGDQMTTLPAFTTQPDSSPQ; this comes from the coding sequence ATGAGTGAAACGAAGGAAGAGGCGCTGTGCAACAACGCCCAAAACCACCGGCAGCAGCTCCTGAACCACCAACAGGAGCTAGAGCGCGACCTGGAGGCGGGGTCCTGCGCTGACGAGGATGACGAAGAGGAGGAGAACACCGACGAGGgcggagagggggaagagggtgaAGGAGTGGAGGAAGGGGGCACCCCGGACAGCAAACCCAAGACCATCATCCCTCCCCTGTATAACGTGGAGCCCGGGTGTACGGCCCTCGGCTGCTACTCCGCCATCGCCACCTTCATCGTCATGACTATCGGCATCGTAGCGCTGCTCATGTACTCCTCTCCGCCTAATGTTACAGCCGAAAACCTGGTTTTCGACGGTGATCAGATGACCACCTTGCCCGCCTTCACCACACAGCCGGACTCGAGCCCGCAATAA